One region of Streptococcus salivarius genomic DNA includes:
- the prfA gene encoding peptide chain release factor 1: MNIYDQLQAVEDRYEELGELLSDPEVVSDTKRFMELSREEANTRETVTAYREYKQVIQSISDAEEMIKEASGDPDLEEMAKEELKESKAAKEEYEERLKILLLPKDPNDDKNIILEIRGAAGGDEAALFAGDLLAMYQKYAETQGWRFEVMEASYNGVGGIKEVVAMVSGQSVYSKLKYESGAHRVQRVPVTESQGRVHTSTATVLVMPEVEEVEYEIDPKDLRVDIYHASGAGGQNVNKVATAVRMVHIPTGIKVEMQEERTQQKNRDKAMKIIRARVADHFAQIAQDEQDAERKSTVGTGDRSERIRTYNFPQNRVTDHRIGLTLQKLDTILAGKLDEVVDALVLYDQTQKLEELNK; encoded by the coding sequence ATGAATATTTATGATCAGTTACAAGCGGTTGAAGACCGTTATGAGGAATTGGGTGAATTGCTTAGTGACCCTGAAGTCGTTTCAGACACTAAACGCTTCATGGAGTTGTCGCGTGAAGAGGCAAATACTCGTGAAACTGTGACAGCATACCGTGAGTACAAGCAAGTCATCCAAAGTATCTCAGACGCTGAAGAGATGATTAAGGAAGCAAGTGGTGATCCTGACTTGGAAGAAATGGCTAAGGAAGAACTCAAAGAATCCAAAGCCGCTAAAGAAGAGTACGAAGAACGCTTGAAAATTCTTCTCTTGCCAAAAGACCCTAATGATGACAAGAATATCATCCTCGAAATCCGTGGAGCCGCAGGTGGTGATGAAGCTGCCTTGTTTGCAGGTGACCTTTTAGCTATGTACCAAAAATACGCAGAAACACAAGGTTGGCGCTTTGAGGTCATGGAAGCTTCTTATAATGGTGTCGGTGGTATCAAAGAAGTGGTTGCCATGGTTTCAGGACAATCAGTCTACTCAAAACTCAAATATGAATCAGGAGCACACCGTGTACAACGTGTGCCTGTGACTGAGAGCCAAGGTCGTGTTCATACCTCTACAGCAACTGTTTTGGTTATGCCAGAAGTTGAAGAAGTAGAGTACGAAATTGATCCTAAGGACCTTCGTGTCGATATCTATCACGCATCTGGTGCTGGTGGTCAGAACGTCAATAAGGTTGCGACTGCGGTTCGTATGGTTCACATTCCTACTGGAATCAAAGTAGAGATGCAAGAAGAACGTACACAACAGAAGAACCGTGATAAAGCCATGAAGATTATCCGTGCGCGTGTTGCGGACCACTTTGCACAAATCGCTCAAGATGAACAAGATGCTGAGCGTAAGTCTACTGTTGGTACAGGAGATCGTTCAGAGCGTATCCGTACTTACAACTTCCCACAAAACCGTGTAACGGATCACCGTATTGGTTTGACCCTTCAAAAACTAGATACGATTTTGGCTGGGAAACTAGATGAAGTTGTGGATGCCTTGGTTCTTTATGATCAAACGCAAAAATTGGAAGAGCTTAACAAATGA
- a CDS encoding thymidine kinase, protein MAQLYFRYGTMNSGKSIEILKVAYNYEEQGKPVVLLTSRLDNRDGVGYISSRIGMKRKAYPIGDDTDIFGYIAHMDPRPYCVLVDEAQFLTRANVYDLARIVDELDIPVMAFGLKNDFQNNLFEGSKYLLLLSDKIDEIKTICHYCSRKATMVLRMEDGKPVYEGAQVQIGGHESYISVCRKHWFNPPQENIIPLNKAENDY, encoded by the coding sequence TTGGCACAACTTTATTTTCGCTACGGCACCATGAATTCTGGGAAATCCATTGAAATTCTTAAGGTTGCCTATAATTACGAAGAACAAGGGAAACCAGTAGTATTGTTGACCAGTCGTTTGGATAATCGAGATGGGGTCGGCTATATCTCTAGTCGTATTGGCATGAAACGGAAGGCCTATCCTATTGGTGATGATACGGATATTTTTGGTTACATTGCTCATATGGATCCACGACCTTACTGCGTTTTAGTTGATGAGGCTCAGTTTTTGACCCGTGCGAATGTCTATGATTTGGCACGAATTGTTGATGAGTTAGATATCCCAGTGATGGCTTTTGGTCTCAAAAATGATTTTCAGAACAATCTCTTTGAAGGTTCTAAATATCTTTTGCTTTTGTCTGATAAGATTGATGAAATCAAGACTATTTGTCATTATTGCTCGAGAAAGGCAACCATGGTTCTTCGTATGGAAGATGGTAAGCCAGTTTATGAGGGAGCACAAGTTCAAATTGGAGGACACGAGAGTTATATCTCCGTTTGCCGAAAGCACTGGTTTAATCCACCTCAAGAAAACATAATCCCTTTGAATAAGGCTGAAAACGACTATTAG